One stretch of Podospora pseudoanserina strain CBS 124.78 chromosome 4, whole genome shotgun sequence DNA includes these proteins:
- a CDS encoding hypothetical protein (CAZy:GH10; COG:G; antiSMASH:Cluster_7; EggNog:ENOG503NVX1) → MNFHLFLLSSAFVAVSGQLDKVAKEAGLLYFGTAVDNPSLNNQNYLRIARDPAEFGSLTPANGQKWSNTQASQGRFTYGSGDAIANIARQTGQQLRCHTLVWYNQLPGWDTVSSVYNRDQMQQIITAHIQNVAGHYKGRCYAWDVVNEAMEDDGRYRNNPMYRAMGVDYITHSFKVAQQTDPAAKLYYNDFNIERCCNAKINATIAMIRTVKAAGAPVHGIGMQGHSRVGMSPSKREMKETMARFSELVDEVAFTEVDIRHTKLPIGAAEREQQGKDYMEVVGACLETPKCVGITVWDFTDQYSWIPQQYPGEGEACLWDRNYNKKPAYHSIVGLLQSAASSGLRTSATPAPVAAIAVTAA, encoded by the exons ATGAATTtccaccttttccttttgtcTTCTGCGTTTGTGGCGGTCTCTGGCCAGCTCGACAAGGTTGCGAAAGAAGCCGGACTCCTGTACTTTGGCACCGCAGTCGATAACCCCAgtctcaacaaccaaaatTATCTCCGTATCGCTCGTGATCCCGCTGAGTTTGGCTCGCTCACTCCGGCCAACGGACAGAAGTGGTCCAACACCCAGGCGAGCCAGGGGCGCTTCACTTACGGGAGTGGTGATGCGATAGCTAATATTGCACGACAGACAGGCCAGCAGTTGAGATGCCATACCTTGGTGTGGTATAACCAGTTGCCTGGATGGG ACACAGTCAGCAGCGTCTACAATCGCGACCAGATGCAACAAATCATTACCGCACATATCCAGAATGTGGCTGGACACTATAAGGGACGGTGCTATGCCTGGGACGTGGTCAATGAAGCTATGGAGGATGACGGAAGATACCGCAACAATCCTA TGTACCGAGCCATGGGGGTTGACTATATCACACACTCCTTCAAGGTAGCCCAGCAAACTGACCCCGCCGCGAAGCTCTATTACAACGATTTCAACATTGAGCGTTGCTGCAACGCCAAGATCAAtgccaccatcgccatgaTTCGCACTGTTAAGGCCGCGGGGGCTCCCGTTCACGGAATCGGCATGCAGGGTCACTCCCGGGTGGGCATGTCACCATCCAAGCGAGAGATGAAGGAGACCATGGCTCGGTTCTCTGAGCTTGTCGATGAAGTTGCCTTCACCGAGGTTGATATTCGTCACACCAAGCTACCGATCGGGGCGGCCGAGAGGGAACAGCAAGGGAAAGATTACATGGAAGTTGTAGGGGCATGCTTGGAGACGCCAAAGTGTGTCGGGATCACTGTATGGGATTTCACTGACCAG TATTCGTGGATCCCTCAACAGTAtcctggggagggagaggcgtGTCTATGGGATAGGAATTATAACAAGAAGCCAGCCTATCACAGCATCGTTGGACTACTGCAGAGTGCTGCGAGTTCTGGTCTTAGAACATCCGCGACACCCGCACCAGTGGCTGCTATTGCTGTTACTGCGGCTTGA
- a CDS encoding hypothetical protein (EggNog:ENOG503P2IV; COG:S; antiSMASH:Cluster_7) — MATYVTEQSTTAIGVLFPTLAIILLGIRTYGLFRHYSRRDIGIDDVLIVPAAFLTVTSGVAMAIGAQMHIIGGHSLDGSWGPEDNVKLGKFEYAFWMGHILAIGFIKLTLLFFFRGLFKGRAERTAFDYSNWTLIVLVILWTVLFLFLEIFACGLRPESGWESFESLRTKCMDTFGMLTGCSVFSWVLDLAIFIEPLIMIRTLNMSLKRKVQASIVFLFSGFAVIAGLLRMIPWIQIYMQDVRNPTIRILADDLPVTDQEGVVSIVLFWTYMEIGVGFIVSCVPRSAWIWDKLPSLTPLLSKMSRSFTSVASRSSTTKTGTTDHDSERKAQGMHSELHSQRSLVYMKGTSIGSRRSSENLELGIMP; from the exons ATGGCCACCTATGTCACCGAGCAGAGTACAACTGCGATTGGGGTTCTTTTCCCCACGCTAGCGATAATATTGCTAGGTATTCGTACCTATGGGCTTTTTCGGCATTACTCTCGACGTGATATCGGTATCGATGATGTCCTGATTGTACCGGCGGCG TTTCTCACGGTTACATCTGGCGTTGCGATGGCGATAGGGGCACAAATGCACATCATCGGTGGCCATTCCCTTGACGGCTCATGGGGGCCTGAAGATAACGTCAAGCTTGGAAAG TTCGAGTACGCCTTCTGGATGGGCCATATTCTCGCCATCGGCTTCATCAAACTTAccctgctcttcttcttccgggGTTTGTTTAAGG GCCGGGCCGAACGAACAGCATTTGACTACTCAAACTGGACACTCATTGTCCTTGTAATACTCTGGACAGTCTTGTTTCTCTTTCTCGAGATATTTGCCTGCGGGCTAAGGCCAGAGTCCGGATGGGAAAGCTTCGAGTCTTTGAGAACCAAGTGCATGGACACCTTCGGCATGCTAACCGGTTGTTCCGTCTTTAGCTGGGTGCTGGACCTGGCTATCTTTATCGAGCCGTTGATCATG ATCCGGACGCTGAACATGAGTCTAAAGCGGAAAGTGCAGGCGTCgattgtttttcttttcagtGGCTT TGCCGTAATTGCTGGACTCTTGCGGATGATTCCCTGGATTCAGATCTACATGCAAGATGTCAGGAATCCCACCATCAGAATCCTTGCTGACGATTTGCCGGTGACTGATCAAGAAG GGGTTGTATCAATTGTTCTGTTCTGGACATACATGGAAATTGGCGTCGGATTCATTGTCTCCTGCGTACCCCGAAGCGCTTGGATCTGGGACAAGCTCCCATCTCTCACGCCCTTGCTATCCAAGATGTCGCGATCTTTTACTTCAGTCGCATCCCGCTCATCGACTACCAAAACAGGCACGACTGACCATGATAGCGAACGGAAAGCTCAAGGGATGCATTCCGAGCTTCACTCACAGAGATCACTCGTCTATATGAAGGGCACTTCAATCGGTAGCCGGAGATCATCCGAGAACCTTGAATTGGGAATCATGCCATAG
- a CDS encoding hypothetical protein (EggNog:ENOG503NZD0; COG:S; antiSMASH:Cluster_7), whose translation MTFQKAPKGTIAIEEAVLDPAGLSWISASAPLFNPGHRQTPPDSPSGSPPGSPTRHSHLTSLLQDVHTTRLHQMDTHGVEYMLLSLTSPGPQGESDPAKAAIIAREANNWLSEQVNLNPARFGGLASVSMHNSAVASAEAVRAVKELGFFGLIINDYQDSSPGVPNADKEGKIYYDGEGFHEFWKTVEELDVPVYLHPRYPAAQDLEPGTKWGDRKQILGAAVQFHLDLSTHVYALCSSGVFDLFPRVKVVIGHLGEGIPFNLWRADHWYNKPVKKATRPSKEDYTYYFTHNISITTSGNFNEPGLKFCIDQIGVERCLFSIDYPYDTIAEAQYWWHGVDLPADQKELVARGNAIRLFKLPLDP comes from the exons ATGACCTTCCAGAAAGCTCCTAAAGGCACTATCGCCATCGAAGAGGCTGTCCTCGACCCTGCCGGCCTCAGTTGGATCTCTGCCTCGGCGCCCCTCTTCAACCCAGGACATCGCCAAACACCTCCGGACTCGCCTTCCGGCTCTCCTCCCGGTTCTCCTACCCGTCACTCTCACCTTAcatctcttcttcaagatGTCCACACTACCCGCCTTCACCAGATGGACACACATGGCGTGGAATACATGCTTCTGTCTTTGACCTCCCCCGGACCCCAAGGCGAATCAGACCCTGCCAAAGCCGCGATCATCGCCCGTGAGGCCAATAACTGGCTTTCAGAGCAAGTGAATCTCAACCCAGCGCGTTTCGGGGGTCTCGCGTCAGTTTCCATGCACAACTCTGCTGTTGCTTCAGCTGAAGCAGTTCGGGCAGTGAAGGAACTGGGATTTTTCGGTCTGATCATCAACGACTACCAGGATTCCTCACCTGGTGTTCCCAACGCGGACAAGGAAGGCAAGATATACTACGACGGTGAAGGATTTCACGAGTTTTGGAAGACTGTTGAAGAACTGGACGTGCCAGTGTACTTGCACCCTCGATACCCGGCGGCACAGGACCTCGAGCCTGGGACCAAATGGGGAGATAGGAAGCAGATTCTCGGGGCTGCGGTTCAGTTCCATTTGGATCTGAGCACGCATGTGTACGCACTGTGTTCATCAGGCGTATTCGATCTCTTTCCACGAGTCAAGGTCGTTATTGGACACTTGGGAGAAGG GATTCCCTTCAATCTTTGGAGGGCAGACCACTGGTATAACAAACCCGTGAAGAAGGCCACCCGACCGTCCAAGGAGGACTACACCTACTATTTCACCCACAACATTTCCATCACCACGTCGGGAAACTTTAATGAGCCAGGCCTCAAGTTTTGCATAGATCAAATCGGAGTGGAACGGTGTCTATTCTCAATTGATTACCCATACGACACCATTGCAGAGGCACAATACTGGTGGCACGGCGTGGACTTGCCAGCCGATCAGAAAGAGCTGGTAGCAAGGGGAAACGCCATCCGTTTGTTCAAACTGCCATTGGATCCTTGA
- a CDS encoding hypothetical protein (SMCOG1052:Terpene synthase/cyclase metal-binding domain protein; EggNog:ENOG503PEPG; COG:S; antiSMASH:Cluster_7), producing the protein MSVVTHTQETPVAQIAALIHGQSLRLPSLQPVLSNWPTLLSPHYAELKKKVGMKIDEWISDERVRRKAQIIDLPLFSSIWYPHATLDRLEMITWYSMWIFLWDDVIEDSATPASGITDKVSWIHHQALKYMEYHLGLSSSLEEPIPPTKYCTLFRYAAEPFRKASSLLQRIRFYEELKVYMDGCEVEQEFVRAGELPSWREYWSHRLGTSSVHTYSALGEYMSGGNIPPEMFDTPELKELWVGINRHIVTVNDLISFKKEVEKSSFHSLVPIVMNETGANLDTVVDSLVDTLRNIGDSMNRAGDRLIALAENSHGAQGRQNMEQAPGDIGEEPLISRTDYRPSCNLHDFLGEKQQLQMHIWKYVRRYGFFGRLNTNTTWGDWDMGLSAPALDISAFCLPPVADVPAGESNVSVTCGHNWQDPLTKNYPLRNTSKTTFASGNRTFTLDYILANGICQPISDKYQWGFSYLQLYIVINVVLLWSTGIFLLWLKAQFNLPLAQYDRVPRELECMLHMSRELQRHFKKSGVES; encoded by the exons ATGTCAGTCgtgacacacacacaagagaCACCAGTGGCACAAATCGCTGCCCTAATACATGGTCAAtccctccgcctcccaaGCCTTCAGCCTGTGCTTTCGAACTGGCCGACACTGTTGAGCCCTCACTATGCTGAACTCAAAAAGAAGGTCGGCATGAAAATCGACGAGTGGATTTCTGACGAGCGCGTTCGACGAAAGGCACAAATCATTGACTTGCCATTGTTTTCTTCAAT CTGGTACCCTCACGCCACTCTGGACCGTCTTGAAATGATAACTTGGTACTCAATGTGGATCTTCCTTTGGGACGATGTTATTGAAGATAGTGCGACTCCTGCCTCCGGGATTACTGACAAGGTTTCATGGATACACCACCAAGCACTGAAGTACATGGAGTACCATCTCGGCCTGTCATCCTCCCTCGAAGAACCAATACCTCCCACCAAATACTGCACATTGTTCAGATATGCCGCCGAGCCGTTCCGGAAAGCATCAAGCCTCTTACAGAGAATCAGATTCTATGAAGAGCTCAAGGTATACATGGATGGCTGTGAAGTCGAACAGGAGTTTGTGCGTGCTGGCGAGCTTCCGAGTTGGCGAGAGTATTGGTCGCACAGACTGGGCACCTCATCTGTGCATACCTACAGCGCTCTGGGCGAATATATGAGTGGTGGAAACATACCACCAGAAATGTTTGATACCCCTGAGCTAAAGGAGCTTTGGGTGGGAATCAACAGGCACATTGTCAC TGTCAATGATCTAATATCATTCAAAAAGGAGGTTGAAAAGTCAAGCTTCCATAGCCTCGTCCCAATTGTAATGAATGAGACCGGCGCAAACTTGGACACGGTCGTCGACAGCTTAGTTGATACGCTGCGCAACATTGGAGACAGCATGAACCGAGCGGGGGATAGGCTGATTGCTCTCGCAGAAAACAGTCATGGAGCGCAAGGGAGGCAAAATATGGAACA GGCCCCTGGAGACATCG GTGAAGAGCCTCTCATAAGTCGGACGGACTATCGTCCGAGTTGTAATCTCCATGATTTCCTTGGtgagaagcagcagcttcaAATGCACATCTGGAAAT ATGTCCGGCGGTACGGGTTTTTTGGTCGCCtaaacaccaacaccacatgGGGAGATTGGGACATGGGTCTATCCGCGCCAGCCCTTGACATCTCAGCCTTCTGCCTTCCACCAGTGGCCGATGTGCCAGCCGGCGAGTCCAATGTTTCCGTGACGTGTGGCCACAACTGGCAAGATCCGTTAACAAAGAACTACCCGCTCCGCAACACATCCAAGACGACATTCGCATCTGGCAATAGAACCTTTACGTTGGACTACATTCTGGCGAACGGCATCTGTCAGCCCATATCTGAT AAATACCAGTGGGGATTCTCCTACCTTCAGCTGTACATAGTCATCAATGTTGTCTTGCTTTGGTCAACGGGCATCTTCCTTTTGTGGCTCAAAGCACAGTTCAACTTGCCGCTGGCACAGTACGACCGAGTTCCACGGGAATTGGAATGCATGCTGCACATGTCGCGCGAATTGCAAAGGCATTTCAAAAAGTCTGGCGTCGAGTCTTGA
- a CDS encoding hypothetical protein (EggNog:ENOG503P40Z; COG:S; antiSMASH:Cluster_7), with amino-acid sequence MASQDEQDPFIAKGFDSEDDLKYASRPKQHPKTHLIIFISQILFFLLNITLFMTTKASNTDCTSCGALNQNLYHSPYSPAHSAIRYKVSQDKYEEGPSPFSGVPRLELDEAWSKLLRSSMIRLSADEMRKMNKTSVTLKDGSGYVGYLEAIHMLHCVKRMHQAQYPEHYPKLQAEDAFSTHHWDHCLEVLRKGIMCNADTTINTYLWQRDSHGKLMIKGNRTGPRKCTDWDKLQEWAEDRTIYGSDRDRFLESLVSPSEHGGGLGPLELGT; translated from the exons ATGGCTTCACAAGATGAGCAAGATCCATTTATTGCCAAAGGCTTTGATTCGGAAGACGACCTGAAATATGCATCACGGCCAAAACAACATCCCAAAACCCATCTCATCATATTCATTTCCCAaattttgttttttctgcTCAACATCACTCTTTTCATGACTACCAAGGCATCCAATACAGACTGCACATCCTGTGGTGCGTTGAATCAGAACCTTTATCACAGCCCTTATT CCCCTGCACACTCAGCAATACGGTATAAGGTCTCCCAAGACAAGTATGAAGAGGGCCCAAGCCCATTTTCAGGAGTGCCTCGCCTCGAGCTGGATGAAGCCTGGTCAAAGTTGCTACGCT CCTCGATGATTCGATTATCGGCGGACGAAATGAGAAAGATGAACAAAACCTCTGTGACGCTCAAAGATGGATCTGGATATGTTGGATACCTTGAAGCAATTCATATGCTACATTGCGTG AAACGAATGCATCAAGCCCAATATCCCGAACACTACCCCAAGCTCCAGGCAGAAGATGCCTTTTCGACCCATCATTGGG ATCATTGCCTCGAAGTATTGCGTAAGGGAATCATGTGCAACGCCGATACCACAATAAACACGTATTTGTGGCAAAGGGACTCGCATGGTAAGTTGATGATAAAAGGGAATAGGACAGGACCAAGAAAATGCACCGACTGGGACAAACTGCAAGAGTGGGCGGAAGACAGGACAATATATGGGAGTGACAGGGATCGGTTTCTTGAGAGTCTAGTAAGCCCCTCTGAGCACGGAGGGGGTTTAGGGCCCCTTGAACTTGGTACGTAG
- a CDS encoding hypothetical protein (COG:C; EggNog:ENOG503PT9C; antiSMASH:Cluster_7; SMCOG1087:hypothetical protein): MESQSPRIRVAISGGGLAGASLIQALLKHPQLDAHIFESATMFKEAGMAIGVTRNALTALDLLGSAAVKALENAGAVPMRGVRFLLAQGDKPGTVLDEVDYDSSGNKRLTSIVHRADFLRELLSSVPQDRMHPSKKLSNITTDADSDEVTMHFTDGTVHKTDILIGADGIHSTVRKFILGEDDPASAPRNTGVWTAMTLQPYDQARASIGTEAVNLDSPFEHSWIGKGSFVMHNLLSKGQLVQFVIAARDRTEGKADEWHRLVSSQEIKNAVQGWPDHLVKAIDALLCAQPTQPAMYLWDHAPARRYVSGPVCIMGDAAHATTPWQGSGGGMSLEDSMILSSLLGEVKTAAEAKVALGVYDHVRRARTQRIVQSSRETGEILLGGDAVDTYLREPGSFLHRWEFILDLDVERHRDDALRELHAALNEAHQTS, from the exons ATGGAATCCCAATCTCCACGCATCCGCGTCGCCATATCGGGAGGGGGCCTAGCAGGTGCTTCACTCATCCAAGCTCTCCTCAAACATCCACAGTTGGACGCGCATATCTTTGAATCGGCCACGATGTTCAAAGAAGCTGGGATGGCCATAGGAGTTACCCGCAACGCACTCACAGCACTCGATCTCCTCGGTTCAGCCGCCGTCAAAGCCCTTGAGAATGCTGGAGCAGTGCCCATGCGCGGGGTCCGGTTCCTCCTTGCCCAGGGGGACAAACCGGGGACTGTGTTGGATGAAGTCGACTACGACAGTTCGGGGAACAAACGTCTTACAAGTATTGTTCATCGGGCCGATTTTCTCCGCGAACTACTGAGCAGCGTTCCGCAAGACCGAATGCATCCGTCCAAGAAGctcagcaacatcaccactgACGCGGATAGCGATGAGGTCACAATGCACTTTACAGATGGGACAGTTCACAAGACGGACATTTTGATAGGTGCGGACGGCATTCACAGCACAGTCCGTAAATTCATACTCGGTGAAGACGACCCAGCCTCTGCACCTCGAAACACTGGTGTTTGGACCGCCATGACTCTGCAACCGTATGATCAAGCGCGGGCAAGTATCGGGACGGAGGCGGTCAATTTGGACAGTCCATTTGAACATTCATGGATAGGCAAGGGGTCATTTGTGATGCACAACTTGCTCAGCAAAGGGCAATTGGTCCAGTTTGTCATTGCCGCCAGAGATAGAACTGAAGGAAAAGCTGATGAGTGGCACCGTCTGGTGAGCTCGCAAGAAATCAAGAATGCAGTTCAAGGGTGGCCTGACCATTTGGTCAAGGCAATTGATGCC CTGCTCTGTGCCCAACCCACACAACCAGCCATGTATCTCTGGGACCATGCTCCAGCGCGTCGTTATGTCTCTGGGCCGGTTTGCATCATGGGCGATGCCGCGCATGCTACTACTCCGTGGCAGGGATCGGGAGGTGGAATGTCCCTCGAGGACAGCATGATATTGTCGTCTCTTCTTGGTGAAGTCAAGACAGCGGCTGAGGCGAAAGTCGCACTGGGGGTGTATGATCATGTTAGGCGTGCCAGGACGCAACGCATCGTCCAGTCCAGTCGCGAAACAGGAGAGATTCTGCTTGGTGGCGACGCGGTTGACACATATTTGCGGGAGCCAGGTTCATTTCTTCATCGGTGGGAGTTTATATTGGACCTGGACGTTGAGCGGCACCGTGATGATGCCCTGCGCGAATTGCACGCAGCCTTGAACGAAGCTCATCAAACTTCATGA
- a CDS encoding hypothetical protein (EggNog:ENOG503P18C; COG:S; antiSMASH:Cluster_8): MSALFHTKDRSAKECHHVPGQERSTKSTILETGAALTQDFTPTKNICAHLNAFHVYASDPTRVVEANHYCGHLTEDVRQCLLYDSPDPGARLIGVEYMIKPHLYETLPQEERRLWHSHVFEVKSGMLVMPQPNSAVPTAAWEKAETEEMKEVIELYGKVYHLWQVDRGDRLPMGAPQLMTSITSFDQVPDLEKKMDERDQKFVGQAVDWRRKREIRKDLVEPTVHPDADYQVKRME, translated from the coding sequence ATGTCAGCTCTTTTTCACACTAAAGATCGCTCTGCCAAGGAATGCCATCATGTTCCTGGCCAGGAGAGAAGCACCAAgtccaccatcctcgaaaCCGGCGCCGCCCTGACCCAAGATTTCACTCCCACCAAGAACATCTGCGCCCACCTCAACGCCTTCCACGTCTATGCCTCTGACCCAACACGGGTAGTAGAGGCAAACCACTACTGCGGTCACCTAACAGAGGATGTTCGCCAGTGCCTGCTCTACGACTCACCCGATCCAGGCGCCCGTCTCATTGGAGTCGAGTACATGATCAAGCCTCATTTATACGAAACCCTACCTCAGGAGGAGCGCCGACTTTGGCACTCGCACGTCTTTGAAGTCAAGTCCGGCATGCTTGTCATGCCACAGCCCAACTCCGCCGTTCCTACAGCCGCCTGGGAAAAGGCTGAGACCGAAGAGATGAAGGAAGTAATCGAGCTTTATGGCAAGGTCTATCATCTCTGGCAGGTTGACAGAGGGGACAGGTTGCCCATGGGGGCACCGCAGCTGATGACAAGTATTACCTCTTTCGACCAGGTGCCCGatttggagaagaagatggacgAGAGAGATCAAAAGTTTGTTGGCCAGGCCGTGGACTGGAGACGGAAGAGAGAAATCAGGAAGGACCTTGTGGAGCCAACTGTTCATCCGGACGCAGATTATCAAGTAAAGAGGATGGAATAA
- a CDS encoding hypothetical protein (EggNog:ENOG503P5F9; COG:S; antiSMASH:Cluster_7), whose protein sequence is MTTDKHEQRPFLADDSQEIRNAGYSRHPIISQRTLLLASAISNVVLLVISALLSGTVFSVLGHAQKKAQLPDPYSPANSIVEFEYRGVIRNDSRFIGRPTQEWDKSMHDLMAGTLIRISHEELQLAGTDSIPLRDGGYAAGLGVAHNLHCVKKIKQFLYREHLYPDLHTGSQRFEDLQTHADHCLDFIRQGIMCHLDYSLYTVYWGERKDIPTHHDPPVQKCVNWEKLHNWMQERSANTDMLVRPWIE, encoded by the exons ATGACCACCGACAAGCACGAACAACGCCCTTTTCTCGCTGACGACAGTCAAGAGATCCGGAATGCCGGGTATTCACGTCACCCGATTATTAGCCAAAGAACACTACTTTTGGCATCCGCGATCAGTAATGTAGTTCTTCTCGTGATCTCTGCTCTTCTTAGCGGGACAGTCTTTTCTGTCCTCGGTCACGCCCAGAAGAAAGCTCAGTTACCCGACCCATACT CTCCCGCGAACTCCATCGTTGAATTCGAGTATCGAGGCGTTATTCGCAATGACTCCCGCTTTATCGGGCGCCCAACGCAGGAATGGGACAAGTCGATGCACGACCTCATGGCTGGGACTTTGATCAGAATCTCACATGAGGAACTCCAGTTGGCCGGGACGGACTCAATTCCACTTAGAGATGGCGGCTATGCTGCTGGCTTGGGTGTGGCACACAACCTCCACTGCGTCAAGAAGATAAAACAGTTCCTATATCGAGAACACCTTTACCCAGACCTGCATACAGGTAGTCAAAGGTTTGAAGACCTTCAAACGCATGCGG ATCATTGTCTTGATTTCATCCGTCAAGGCATCATGTGCCATCTAGATTACTCGCTGTACACAGTGTACTGGGGAGAGCGGAAAGACATCCCAACACATCATGATCCGCCAGTGCAAAAGTGTGTGAACTGGGAGAAACTTCATAATTGGATGCAAGAAAGATCAGCCAACACAGATATGCTGGTACGGCCTTGGATAGAATAG
- a CDS encoding hypothetical protein (antiSMASH:Cluster_7), protein MKSSNLLAALLISVAAASPMAPRRAVMLTPPVEVDRRDGTTEFDPDLAFRKEKRDGTTEFDPDLAFKKNRRDGTTEFDPDLAFKRSKKRDGTTEFDPDLAF, encoded by the exons ATGAAATCATCAAATCTCCTAGCCGCGTTGCTCATAtcggtggcagcagcatcaccaatGGCTCCAC GCCGAGCCGTGATGCTCACTCCGCCTGTCGAAGTTGATCGTCGTGATGGAACTACTGAGTTCGATCCCGACTTAGCGTTCAGAAAGGAAAAGCGCGATGGGACAACGGAGTTTGACCCAGACCTTGCCTTCAAGAAGAATCGCCGTGATGGGACTACCGAATTTGACCCGGACCTTGCCTTCAAGAGAAGCAAAAAGCGTGATGGTACCACAGAGTTTGATCCCGACTTGGCATTTTAG
- a CDS encoding hypothetical protein (MEROPS:MER0090759; EggNog:ENOG503PS7B; COG:O; antiSMASH:Cluster_7), which yields MKSSLLAFLAVGVAHSAGRLLHATRHGLVPDTVTSNVIPMRKHIVPSSQHRSSVVKPVYRRTADVNHPANLTNVHDVYYIVDIIVGNQTLAVSVDTGSSDTWFVSDYFECIRFWWQGPEYKPNCGLADGFTGNLSGGVLDNPPFVRSYMDTTFVSGYYGFEDVTVGSITAKNQRVGVVNYTFWAGDGLTSGLLGLGYPFMTSLDGAEQNQAPYDPVFTTMWKNKLIDPLFSIALSRESGDQGEPDGEVRTPEGSYLALGGLPPVEVDEESWARTKIHGVDAIPEWMFEQSDLGLYIIKPDSWVYGRETEDVTPAEADQGAVTTHGLTTNTTQFPVLIDVGATLSLLPKGLVQKLYAAFDPPAKYLSTNGLFFALCNATIPKFGVNIGENTFYFAPEDLLRQTARDPSGEYCRIGVTDVNGGPYVLGVSFLSSVVAVFDIENTEMRFASRTKY from the exons ATGAAATCCTCTCTTCTCGCATTCCTCGCAGTGGGCGTCGCGCACTCGGCCGGCCGGCTGCTCCACGCTACTCGACATGGACTTGTACCAGATACTGTCACGTCCAATGTCATCCCCATGCGCAAGCACATTGTGCCTTCTTCCCAACACCGCTCCAGTGTCGTGAAACCCGTATACCGCAGGACAGCAGACGTGAACCACCCGGCCAACTTGACCAACGTGCACGATGTCTATTACATCGTCGATATCATTGTTGGGAACCAGACTCTCGCTGTCAGTGTTGACACAGGATCAAGCGACACATGGTTTGTGTCGGACTATTTTGAGTGCATCAGGTTCTGGTGGCAGGGTCCAGAATAT AAACCAAACTGTGGACTAGCAGACGGCTTTACGGGCAACCTGTCGGGCGGAGTCCTGGACAACCCACCATTTGTCCGATCCTACATGGATACCACGTTTGTTTCGGGCTATTACGGGTTCGAAGATGTCACTGTTGGATCAATCACAGCCAAAAACCAACGCGTTGGAGTCGTCAATTACACGTTTTGGGCGGGCGATGGCCTTACCTCGGGTCTTTTGGGGCTGGGGTATCCCTTCATGACGAGCCTGGACGGGGCAGAGCAAAACCAGGCACCATATGACCCCGTTTTCACGACCATGTGGAAGAACAAGCTGATTGATCCTCTGTTCAGCATTGCGCTTTCCAGGGAGAGTGGGGACCAAGGCGAGCCGGATGGGGAGGTCAGGACGCCAGAAGGGTCCTACTTGGCACTAGGTGGTCTGCCACccgtggaggtggatgaggagagctGGGCGAGGACAAAGATTCACGGTGTTGACGCTATCCCCGAGTGGATGTTTGAGCAATCAGACCTGGGTTTATACATTATTAAGCCCGACTCGTGGGTATACGGACGCGAAACGGAGGATGTCACGCCGGCTGAGGCAGATCAGGGCGCTGTCACGACACATGGGCTGACAACAAACACTACCCAGTTTCCCGTTCTGATTGATGTGGGGGCTACACTCAGCTTGCTTCCTAAGG GTCTGGTTCAGAAGCTGTACGCGGCGTTTGATCCTCCCGCCAAATACCTGAGCACCAACGGCCTGTTCTTTGCCCTGTGCAatgccaccatccccaaatTCGGTGTCAACATTGGCGAAAACACTTTCTACTTTGCGCCTGAGGACCTGCTGCGTCAGACGGCTCGTGATCCATCTGGGGAATATTGTCGAATTGGGGTCACGGACGTGAATGGGGGCCCCTATGTCTTGGGCGTGTCATTCTTGTCAAGCGTGGTCGCCGTTTTTGACATTGAAAATACCGAGATGAGGTTTGCTTCAAGGACAAAGTATTGA